The following are encoded together in the Arcticibacterium luteifluviistationis genome:
- a CDS encoding GNAT family N-acetyltransferase — MEEVKFRTATTDDLETLFEFEQGIIVAERPFNSTLKEGHINYYDLKAIIEADDSEVIVGTIDNKVVCSASVSIKEAKPYLKYEKYAYLGFMFVKPAFRGRGLNKGIIAELKNWAKAKGLSEARLTVYTENEAAIKAYEKAGFEKLIVEMRLGLD; from the coding sequence ATGGAAGAAGTTAAATTCAGGACAGCTACTACAGATGACCTTGAAACTCTTTTTGAGTTTGAGCAGGGGATAATTGTGGCTGAAAGGCCTTTCAATAGCACGCTGAAAGAAGGTCATATCAATTATTATGACCTGAAAGCTATTATTGAAGCTGATGATTCGGAAGTTATTGTTGGAACTATTGATAATAAAGTGGTTTGTTCGGCTAGCGTCTCCATAAAAGAAGCCAAGCCATATCTTAAATATGAAAAGTATGCCTACCTCGGTTTCATGTTTGTAAAACCAGCGTTTAGAGGAAGGGGTCTGAATAAAGGCATTATAGCAGAGCTTAAAAATTGGGCGAAAGCCAAAGGCTTGTCAGAGGCCAGACTAACCGTTTATACCGAAAACGAAGCTGCTATAAAAGCTTATGAAAAAGCAGGTTTTGAGAAACTCATTGTAGAAATGAGACTCGGCCTGGACTAA
- the proC gene encoding pyrroline-5-carboxylate reductase, translating into MKLLVIGAGNMGLTYAKAINDFGILGDDKIMILDKSPEKLAELRADGVFEVFEELPDCLPKADMIMVAVKPQHKDGLFQEMKPLLKADALIISVMAGVTIESMQNALGLSKVVRAMPNLPAQLGLGMTTYFSDTSVSNEEQELMGKLLGSTGKSLKLDKEDDINTSTAIHGSGPAYIFYFMQAMMDAAEHYGYDEATAKLLVTQTFEGAVQQYKEGSFTPTEWMDRVASKGGTTRAALNKFDEENVREGIKKGAIACYDRAIELSKI; encoded by the coding sequence ATGAAATTACTAGTGATTGGAGCCGGAAATATGGGTTTGACTTATGCCAAAGCCATCAACGATTTCGGAATTTTAGGCGATGATAAAATCATGATTCTGGATAAAAGTCCAGAAAAACTGGCGGAACTAAGAGCCGACGGTGTTTTTGAGGTTTTTGAAGAATTACCTGATTGCCTTCCAAAGGCAGACATGATTATGGTGGCGGTGAAACCACAACATAAAGATGGCCTTTTTCAAGAAATGAAACCTCTTTTAAAAGCAGATGCCTTAATTATATCTGTAATGGCAGGTGTTACCATTGAAAGTATGCAAAATGCTTTGGGTCTTTCTAAAGTAGTTAGAGCAATGCCCAATTTACCTGCACAGTTAGGTTTAGGAATGACTACTTACTTTTCTGATACATCTGTATCAAACGAAGAGCAAGAGCTTATGGGTAAACTATTGGGCTCAACAGGTAAATCTTTAAAACTGGATAAAGAAGACGACATCAACACCTCCACAGCCATTCACGGAAGTGGACCTGCTTATATTTTCTATTTCATGCAAGCCATGATGGATGCAGCAGAACATTACGGTTATGATGAAGCTACAGCAAAATTGCTAGTTACACAGACTTTTGAAGGTGCTGTTCAGCAATACAAAGAAGGAAGCTTTACTCCTACAGAATGGATGGATAGAGTGGCTTCTAAGGGTGGAACTACACGTGCAGCTCTTAATAAATTTGATGAAGAAAACGTAAGAGAAGGCATCAAAAAAGGTGCTATAGCTTGTTATGATAGAGCTATTGAGTTGAGTAAGATTTAG
- a CDS encoding DUF2963 domain-containing protein, whose protein sequence is MSNFLQNISVIKYFLFIVLLSVISSCKQSEIDPIIDIKVPDDKTEPSKEETVKSCELIMVDYETIATESPGSLIYGASLSFTKDTTVIVHDISHTFQFTYDSDGFLINSKTSRFGVLDPKKTVTSSETEYIYQNEKLINQASYYEETKTEELIFEYDDNGELVKKITKSVGLFSSAITTTIQTFQYGKQTSFIYLYSNGETSDVSQNYNSEGYLIEDRFNSNKKYFYDDDGNLSRFESISSVDGKLELYKEYEYGSESKQNSAKVHFKGHPIIPSFWGSEKNILIEERQFERRRNTEDTFDLMNKTHYDYTFNASGLITEQIKHILTFYEIGPWDRKISYQYTYQNCP, encoded by the coding sequence ATGTCAAATTTTCTCCAAAATATTTCAGTCATTAAGTACTTTTTATTCATAGTACTTCTATCAGTAATTTCTTCGTGTAAGCAATCCGAAATTGACCCGATTATAGACATTAAAGTTCCAGATGACAAAACGGAACCTTCAAAAGAGGAAACTGTAAAATCATGCGAATTAATCATGGTAGATTACGAAACAATAGCAACTGAAAGCCCCGGCTCACTAATTTATGGAGCAAGCCTCTCCTTTACAAAAGATACAACCGTGATAGTTCACGACATTTCACATACCTTCCAATTTACCTATGATTCAGATGGCTTTCTGATAAATTCTAAGACTTCACGTTTTGGAGTTTTAGATCCTAAAAAGACCGTAACTTCATCCGAAACGGAATATATATATCAGAATGAAAAACTAATTAATCAAGCGAGCTACTATGAAGAAACCAAAACTGAAGAATTAATTTTTGAATACGATGATAATGGAGAATTGGTTAAAAAAATCACAAAGAGTGTTGGCTTATTCTCTTCTGCGATTACAACTACGATTCAAACTTTTCAATATGGTAAGCAGACTTCGTTTATATACTTGTACAGCAATGGAGAAACTTCTGATGTAAGTCAAAATTATAATAGCGAAGGCTATCTAATCGAAGATAGATTTAACAGTAACAAAAAATACTTTTATGATGATGATGGTAATCTTTCGCGATTTGAATCAATATCATCAGTGGATGGTAAACTAGAGCTTTACAAGGAATACGAATATGGTTCTGAAAGCAAGCAGAATTCCGCGAAAGTACATTTTAAAGGCCATCCTATTATCCCATCTTTTTGGGGCTCTGAGAAAAATATTTTGATAGAAGAACGACAATTTGAGCGTCGAAGAAACACAGAAGACACTTTTGATTTAATGAATAAAACTCATTACGATTATACATTCAATGCATCCGGACTTATCACTGAGCAAATTAAGCACATACTTACTTTCTATGAAATAGGTCCTTGGGACAGGAAAATCTCCTATCAATACACGTACCAAAACTGTCCATAG
- a CDS encoding Nramp family divalent metal transporter: MPASENNKSIISKFIAVILGFGPGIFAIGYTVGTGSVTSMIVAGSRFGMQLLWVLFLSCFFSGILMHAYGNFSLISGETALNAFKKHLKFGKPLAILIIIGIVFGQWNSLMGILGLSSNIIYEILVLNFDGLEGYKYEIVLAIAVVILAAFYFLMLVGQYTFFEKILVVFVTIMGASFMFSLFFVQPLPLDVVKGLMPSIPDVPGGQMLVAAFVGTTMAAATFLSRPLFLKGKGWDSSNLKEQKKDSIIAAVLIFLVSGIIMAVATGALFYNGKEVTQVLDMANTLEPVAGKWASTLFFFGTLSAGLSSIFPILLIAPLLLGDYQSGDIDTSSNRFKIITGVACLVGLIGPIMGANPIQLQILSQVFNVFVLPAVILGIILMLKNDKVMKGYKTSLFVYVGLYAALAFSIVISYNGVMALIG, from the coding sequence ATGCCTGCATCAGAAAATAATAAGAGTATAATAAGCAAATTTATTGCTGTCATTTTGGGCTTTGGTCCAGGTATTTTTGCCATAGGCTATACCGTTGGTACGGGAAGCGTAACTTCTATGATTGTGGCTGGTAGCAGGTTTGGAATGCAGTTGTTATGGGTGCTATTTCTAAGCTGTTTTTTCTCTGGTATTTTGATGCACGCCTACGGAAACTTCTCCTTAATTTCAGGAGAAACCGCTTTGAACGCTTTTAAAAAGCACTTGAAATTTGGGAAACCTCTAGCCATTTTAATTATTATCGGGATTGTCTTTGGTCAGTGGAACTCTCTGATGGGTATTTTGGGACTTTCTTCCAATATTATTTACGAAATCCTGGTTCTAAACTTTGATGGATTAGAAGGTTATAAATACGAGATAGTTTTAGCGATAGCGGTTGTTATTTTAGCCGCATTTTACTTCCTAATGCTGGTTGGGCAGTACACATTTTTTGAGAAAATCTTGGTGGTTTTTGTTACTATTATGGGTGCCTCTTTCATGTTTTCACTGTTTTTTGTGCAGCCACTTCCTCTTGATGTGGTCAAAGGTTTAATGCCGAGTATTCCTGATGTACCAGGTGGGCAAATGCTGGTGGCGGCTTTTGTGGGAACCACTATGGCGGCAGCCACTTTTTTGTCGCGTCCCTTGTTTTTGAAAGGAAAGGGTTGGGATTCTAGTAACCTGAAAGAGCAGAAAAAAGATTCTATCATAGCAGCCGTCTTAATTTTCTTAGTTAGTGGTATAATCATGGCGGTGGCAACCGGTGCATTGTTTTATAATGGAAAAGAGGTTACGCAAGTACTTGACATGGCAAACACCTTAGAGCCTGTTGCAGGGAAATGGGCTTCAACTTTATTCTTTTTTGGAACCTTGAGTGCTGGTTTATCATCCATTTTTCCTATTCTATTAATTGCTCCATTATTATTAGGAGATTATCAGTCAGGTGACATAGATACGAGTTCAAATCGCTTTAAAATAATTACAGGAGTTGCTTGTTTAGTAGGGCTTATTGGACCAATAATGGGAGCAAATCCTATTCAGCTTCAAATATTATCTCAAGTTTTTAATGTATTCGTTTTACCCGCGGTAATTCTAGGAATTATCTTGATGCTGAAAAACGATAAAGTGATGAAGGGTTATAAAACGAGTCTTTTCGTTTATGTTGGTTTATATGCTGCCTTGGCTTTCTCTATAGTGATTTCTTATAATGGAGTTATGGCTTTAATTGGCTAA
- a CDS encoding PH domain-containing protein produces MKTYKSEISWGMAAPLTLVLLGSLVMTIMVKSWPIILVMMLTCVFVFHIYASTFYRISETNLIIKSSFLVNIDIPITSIKSIIPSRSLLSSPALSLDRLEVSYGKYGSVLISPKDRALFLADLKEINPEIKM; encoded by the coding sequence ATGAAAACGTACAAATCTGAAATAAGCTGGGGAATGGCTGCTCCCTTAACACTAGTTTTATTAGGCTCACTTGTAATGACCATAATGGTCAAAAGTTGGCCAATAATCCTTGTCATGATGCTTACATGTGTTTTTGTATTTCATATTTACGCAAGTACTTTTTATCGAATTTCAGAAACTAACCTTATTATCAAATCAAGCTTCCTGGTAAACATCGACATTCCTATAACCAGTATAAAAAGTATTATACCTAGCAGAAGCCTACTAAGCTCCCCTGCCCTATCGCTTGATAGGTTAGAAGTTTCTTACGGCAAATATGGTTCTGTATTGATTTCACCAAAAGACCGAGCTTTATTCCTGGCAGATCTTAAAGAAATCAATCCAGAAATTAAGATGTAA
- a CDS encoding CHRD domain-containing protein, whose product MKLLAPLLALLFASSTLMSQTYNISSTMNGGNEVPPVETKGSGSLTGTYNARTNQITINASYSNLAAPPTGSHLHKAPAGANGSAIIFLNATSGTISGTFTVAETDEPDLIAGNVYINLHTNSFPGGEIRGQLALTLPPPAASKELEVASGDFFVKDSTRGVILKSPNGSCFRIQVSDAGILTATALACP is encoded by the coding sequence ATGAAATTACTAGCTCCACTTTTGGCACTCTTATTTGCAAGTTCCACACTCATGTCTCAAACATACAATATTTCCTCTACCATGAATGGAGGAAACGAAGTACCTCCAGTTGAAACTAAAGGCTCAGGAAGTTTGACGGGAACATATAATGCTAGAACAAATCAAATTACCATCAATGCCTCTTATTCAAACTTAGCAGCCCCCCCCACTGGGTCTCATTTACACAAAGCTCCCGCAGGTGCAAATGGCAGTGCCATCATTTTTCTTAATGCAACCTCAGGAACTATTTCTGGTACTTTCACTGTGGCAGAAACTGATGAACCAGACCTTATTGCAGGAAATGTATATATCAATTTACACACTAATTCTTTTCCCGGCGGTGAAATTAGAGGACAATTGGCTTTAACGCTACCTCCTCCTGCTGCCAGTAAAGAACTAGAAGTAGCTTCTGGTGATTTTTTTGTAAAAGATAGCACAAGAGGTGTAATACTAAAATCACCAAATGGCTCTTGTTTTAGAATACAAGTGAGCGATGCAGGTATATTAACTGCCACAGCTTTAGCTTGTCCATAA
- a CDS encoding SDR family oxidoreductase: MGDTEKVSQEQIEECLAVLQILNSNTSQIIDIPEDKRLALIKAAGLFALPDKEELSRRKKEAKKLYKQRAKQKDKEARKTTGIRSAREASIFTAPTMIALTGKETQQVKLDTPRQCYVCKEPFDYLHHFYDTMCPDCGDFNYAKRFQTADLTGQFALVTGSRLKIGYHITLIMLRAGATVIATTRFPVDSAIRFAKEPDFAEWGDRLKIHGLDLRHIPSVEIFCNFIEQRYPRLDILINNAAQTVRRPAGFYHHMMENELLPTDELPLLAQQLLSDHNACLSELRTLSTSFSDKEQKNLPVSWHGKQLGIGLSASAQLSQIPYSIDDSLPTDEVFPVGQLDADLQQVDLRKTNSWRLKLGEIHTNEMLEVQLVNSVAPFVLCNRLVNIMKKENTGMKHIINVSAMEGKFHKWHKEDRHPHTNMAKAALNMMTLTSSSDFAKYGIYTNAVDTGWVTDEDPALLAKRKQELHDFQPPLDIVDGAARVLDPLFDGINTGKHWCGKFLKDYKPTDW; encoded by the coding sequence ATGGGCGATACAGAAAAGGTAAGTCAGGAACAGATAGAGGAGTGTTTGGCGGTTTTACAAATCCTCAACTCCAACACTTCTCAAATAATTGACATTCCTGAGGATAAACGCCTTGCTCTAATAAAGGCTGCAGGTTTATTTGCACTGCCAGATAAAGAAGAGCTTTCTCGAAGAAAAAAAGAGGCCAAAAAGCTATACAAACAGCGGGCAAAACAAAAAGACAAGGAAGCGAGAAAAACCACGGGAATTCGCTCGGCTAGAGAAGCCAGTATTTTCACTGCCCCTACCATGATAGCCCTAACGGGCAAAGAAACCCAGCAAGTAAAACTAGATACGCCTAGACAATGTTATGTTTGTAAAGAGCCATTTGATTATTTACACCATTTTTATGACACCATGTGTCCTGACTGTGGCGATTTCAACTATGCTAAACGCTTTCAAACCGCAGACCTTACAGGGCAATTTGCTTTAGTAACAGGCTCTCGTCTAAAAATAGGCTATCACATCACGCTCATTATGCTTCGTGCAGGTGCCACCGTGATAGCCACCACCCGTTTCCCGGTAGACTCTGCCATACGTTTTGCTAAAGAACCTGATTTTGCGGAATGGGGCGACCGATTGAAAATTCATGGCCTAGACCTTAGGCATATTCCTAGCGTAGAGATATTCTGTAATTTTATAGAACAGCGTTATCCTAGATTAGATATTCTTATAAATAATGCTGCTCAAACGGTAAGAAGACCAGCTGGTTTTTACCATCACATGATGGAAAATGAACTATTGCCAACTGATGAATTACCCCTTTTGGCTCAACAATTACTTTCGGACCATAACGCCTGCCTAAGTGAGTTAAGGACTTTGAGCACTAGTTTTTCTGATAAAGAACAAAAGAATTTGCCCGTAAGCTGGCATGGAAAACAATTAGGAATTGGTTTGAGTGCTTCTGCTCAGCTTTCGCAAATTCCGTATAGTATCGATGATTCCTTGCCAACGGATGAGGTTTTCCCAGTGGGTCAATTAGATGCTGATTTGCAGCAGGTAGATTTAAGAAAAACCAATAGCTGGCGACTGAAACTTGGCGAGATTCATACCAATGAAATGCTAGAAGTTCAATTGGTTAATTCGGTAGCTCCTTTTGTGCTTTGCAACCGTTTGGTAAATATTATGAAAAAGGAGAATACCGGCATGAAGCACATCATCAATGTATCTGCCATGGAAGGTAAATTTCATAAATGGCATAAAGAAGACAGGCACCCACATACCAATATGGCAAAAGCGGCTTTGAATATGATGACGCTTACCTCCTCTTCTGATTTTGCTAAATACGGCATATATACCAATGCTGTAGATACGGGATGGGTAACAGACGAAGACCCTGCTTTACTAGCAAAAAGAAAACAAGAGCTGCATGATTTTCAACCTCCATTAGATATAGTAGATGGTGCTGCCAGAGTGTTAGACCCACTTTTTGATGGAATAAATACGGGCAAACATTGGTGTGGCAAGTTCCTGAAAGATTATAAACCTACGGATTGGTGA
- a CDS encoding hybrid sensor histidine kinase/response regulator, which yields MPIKFSLFACLVFFNLSALGQVSTELIDQSQVYAIHPTEEGKIYYITRLEKRIFKKYKITASLNFFDGYHSYELINLPGSFPSSVRFSIYPYKKNKLLIFHPAIHKEGIINLYIYDILTNTLSEVGEKTMDINAIHPSSQGLFSIGNSESGKTSFYEYRDGQQHLLFEKTGQYQNIAQANGLIYTFKNKNGLEVFDLKGKKAKEFNTSNIQVDAHRYQMPDFFFETKEIVEGKLVLNFEHIIPSVQVLNTETGDFESFNASLGENYGQWYCDNHGNSVVRQTVGKNACDNDLMFYFKSEKGRCVEHKLPNTPLSLASTDFDKNVWIGHEGGLFKVSFENNYVTTLLRGASLRAIYPLNDQEVLVGSEHDGLFLIDRQTGKGKAFLEEFKENDIFTQNRGFYKDQKENIWISSLKGFTIFSDGFKRKESIPLENLRNAFRMANKSIIGVIDKNYLLSINPISRTRKGTSVYPAYGYIQSQITLKDENKALLFGDGGFLLYDDVAGSVSIVDTTTKDVISGYKESEDIFWFGYENGKLSRNKWNGKELKELEEYNLNSGVATITPSPDGKLWIATFEGVAVFNPITKGFSFLDKSSLSHPESNRFSSFYDETYHKMYIGTVDGLSIIQTDKFESQNSAFQLFFSNISQSQKDQEEYAESSGFFEDIINLEIPAQRRYLRLRYSASSAVNNKNLNYFYRINNGSWIDNGKQNELLFPFLESGKHEIEIYAENSENTKSSNLLKASINVDSFYYQKWWFILIIVLIAISVIYYWYKRIKTENKRLENTVAERTDELKKDKETIENQALKLSELDELKNQFFANISHELRTPLTLIISPLERLLKSKIPEKDIPRHLTLMHENGLILKDRIAEMLELSRLTANKVKLSRQTVFLPELLKKNSRIFIPLAEKKNIDYQIEIDVPEVYLKIDERRLGKIIQNLLSNALKFAPEYGLVRFKATLKDSELRFSVKDNGIGISDENQQKIFDRFYQVKQDNTMANPGTGIGLTMVKEYLDLMNGQLHIESEEGKGSFFEVLLNVEFTDFEKFETLEEKHHQNTLEEAPKHIKNLSKPNLLLVEDNPQLRAYVKSILEKEYQIIEAENGAKAIKILEKNVQVDCILSDIMMPELDGVGLLNHVRQDSKLRIIPFVFLTAKHNEQSKLEAFRIGVDDYLTKPFDEDELVFRLRAVYKNYLNRLAAHKEDESQEPDSTFDFAQNLEFLVKTHLGNVEFSTTFLAEKMNLSRRHFIRLVKKEIGLNPQEYISEIRLNMARQLLETEGSQLEDVVEKVGFREVRYFKKLYFNRFGTKLN from the coding sequence ATGCCTATAAAATTTTCTCTTTTTGCTTGTCTTGTTTTCTTTAATCTATCTGCACTTGGACAAGTCAGTACGGAGTTAATTGACCAAAGTCAGGTATATGCTATTCATCCCACCGAAGAAGGGAAAATCTATTACATTACCCGATTAGAAAAAAGGATTTTCAAAAAGTATAAAATCACAGCTTCCTTAAACTTTTTTGATGGGTACCATTCTTACGAACTTATAAACTTACCCGGTTCATTCCCTTCCTCGGTTCGTTTTTCTATTTATCCGTACAAAAAAAATAAACTGCTAATTTTCCATCCCGCCATTCATAAAGAAGGAATTATAAACCTCTACATCTATGATATACTAACGAATACCCTTAGTGAAGTAGGAGAAAAAACGATGGATATCAATGCCATTCATCCTTCAAGCCAAGGCCTTTTCTCGATTGGTAATTCAGAATCAGGCAAGACAAGTTTTTATGAATACCGTGATGGTCAACAGCATTTGTTGTTTGAAAAAACAGGTCAATATCAAAACATAGCACAGGCCAACGGACTTATTTACACTTTCAAAAACAAAAACGGTTTAGAGGTTTTTGATCTAAAAGGAAAAAAGGCCAAAGAATTCAATACTAGCAATATTCAAGTAGATGCACATCGCTATCAAATGCCGGATTTCTTTTTTGAAACAAAAGAAATTGTAGAAGGAAAATTAGTCTTAAATTTTGAACATATTATTCCCTCTGTACAGGTTCTAAATACAGAAACAGGAGATTTTGAATCTTTTAATGCTTCTCTAGGCGAAAATTACGGGCAATGGTACTGCGATAATCATGGAAACTCCGTTGTTCGTCAAACCGTTGGAAAAAACGCTTGTGACAATGACTTAATGTTTTATTTCAAATCAGAGAAAGGTAGATGTGTAGAACATAAACTGCCTAATACTCCGCTTTCATTAGCCTCTACGGACTTTGATAAAAATGTCTGGATAGGCCATGAAGGTGGCCTTTTCAAAGTTAGTTTTGAGAATAACTACGTTACAACTTTATTACGAGGTGCCAGTTTAAGAGCTATTTACCCACTAAACGACCAAGAAGTTTTGGTGGGCTCTGAGCATGATGGTCTTTTTCTTATTGACCGCCAAACGGGAAAAGGGAAGGCGTTTCTGGAGGAATTCAAGGAAAATGATATCTTCACACAGAACAGAGGTTTTTACAAAGACCAAAAAGAAAACATTTGGATTAGTAGTTTAAAGGGATTTACAATATTCTCTGATGGATTTAAAAGAAAAGAAAGTATCCCATTAGAGAACTTGCGTAATGCATTCCGTATGGCAAATAAGTCTATTATAGGGGTTATTGATAAAAACTATTTGCTTAGTATAAACCCAATTAGTAGGACAAGAAAAGGCACCAGTGTTTATCCTGCATACGGCTATATTCAAAGCCAGATTACGCTAAAGGATGAAAACAAAGCTTTACTCTTTGGCGATGGAGGCTTTTTATTATACGATGATGTGGCCGGTTCTGTAAGCATTGTAGACACTACAACTAAAGACGTAATTTCAGGATATAAGGAAAGTGAGGATATATTCTGGTTTGGCTATGAAAACGGAAAACTAAGCCGGAATAAATGGAATGGAAAAGAGTTAAAAGAGTTAGAAGAATATAACTTAAATAGTGGTGTAGCCACTATCACACCATCACCAGATGGTAAACTCTGGATTGCCACTTTCGAAGGTGTTGCAGTTTTTAACCCCATCACAAAAGGTTTTAGCTTTCTGGATAAATCCAGTTTAAGTCACCCGGAAAGTAACCGATTTTCATCTTTTTATGATGAGACCTACCACAAAATGTACATTGGTACGGTGGACGGATTAAGTATTATTCAAACCGATAAATTTGAAAGCCAGAATTCAGCCTTTCAATTGTTTTTCAGCAATATTTCACAAAGCCAAAAAGACCAAGAGGAATATGCAGAATCAAGTGGATTCTTTGAAGATATTATTAACCTAGAAATACCAGCACAACGAAGGTATTTGAGACTTCGGTATTCGGCCAGCTCAGCTGTAAACAATAAAAATCTGAATTATTTTTATCGAATAAATAATGGCTCATGGATAGACAATGGAAAACAAAACGAGCTTTTATTCCCTTTTCTTGAATCTGGAAAGCATGAAATAGAGATATATGCAGAAAACTCCGAAAACACTAAAAGTTCTAATCTCCTTAAAGCTAGCATTAACGTAGATTCCTTTTATTATCAAAAATGGTGGTTTATTTTGATAATAGTTTTGATTGCTATCAGCGTTATATACTATTGGTATAAAAGAATAAAAACAGAAAACAAAAGGCTAGAAAATACAGTAGCGGAACGTACAGATGAATTAAAAAAAGATAAGGAGACCATTGAAAACCAAGCCCTCAAACTTAGCGAATTAGATGAGTTAAAAAATCAGTTTTTTGCCAACATTTCTCATGAGCTTCGCACGCCATTAACCCTCATTATATCCCCGCTGGAAAGGCTATTAAAATCAAAAATCCCAGAAAAGGACATCCCTCGGCATTTGACCCTCATGCATGAGAATGGTCTAATCCTAAAAGACAGGATTGCGGAAATGCTGGAACTTAGCCGATTAACTGCAAACAAGGTTAAACTTAGTCGTCAAACTGTCTTTTTACCAGAATTATTAAAGAAGAATAGCCGAATATTCATTCCGCTAGCCGAAAAAAAGAACATTGATTATCAAATAGAAATAGATGTTCCTGAGGTTTACTTAAAAATAGACGAACGGCGACTTGGCAAAATCATCCAGAACCTGCTATCCAATGCACTTAAATTTGCACCAGAATATGGACTCGTGAGATTTAAAGCAACGCTAAAGGATTCGGAACTACGTTTTTCGGTTAAGGATAACGGTATAGGGATAAGTGACGAAAATCAACAGAAAATATTTGACCGTTTTTATCAAGTAAAACAAGACAACACCATGGCTAATCCTGGAACAGGAATAGGCCTAACCATGGTAAAAGAGTATTTAGATTTGATGAATGGGCAACTACACATAGAAAGTGAGGAAGGAAAAGGAAGTTTTTTTGAAGTTCTATTAAATGTTGAATTTACTGATTTTGAAAAGTTTGAAACCTTAGAGGAGAAACATCATCAAAACACTCTGGAAGAAGCACCAAAACATATAAAGAATCTGTCAAAACCTAATTTACTATTGGTGGAAGACAATCCTCAACTTAGAGCTTATGTAAAAAGCATTCTAGAAAAAGAGTATCAAATCATCGAGGCTGAAAACGGAGCAAAAGCTATTAAAATTCTGGAAAAGAATGTCCAGGTAGATTGTATTTTGTCAGATATCATGATGCCAGAGTTAGACGGTGTTGGACTACTAAACCACGTTAGGCAAGACTCTAAGCTGCGTATCATTCCGTTCGTTTTTCTTACTGCGAAGCATAATGAGCAAAGCAAGCTAGAAGCTTTCCGTATAGGTGTAGACGATTACTTGACTAAACCTTTTGACGAAGACGAGCTCGTTTTTAGGTTACGAGCTGTTTATAAAAACTATTTAAACCGCTTAGCTGCTCACAAAGAAGATGAAAGCCAAGAGCCTGACTCTACCTTTGATTTTGCCCAAAACTTGGAATTCTTGGTTAAAACTCATTTAGGTAACGTAGAGTTTTCAACCACATTTTTGGCAGAAAAAATGAATTTAAGTCGAAGACATTTTATACGATTAGTAAAAAAAGAGATTGGTCTAAATCCACAAGAATACATTTCAGAGATACGCCTTAACATGGCTCGACAACTGCTAGAAACCGAGGGTTCACAATTAGAAGATGTCGTAGAAAAAGTGGGATTCCGTGAAGTAAGGTACTTCAAGAAACTTTATTTTAACCGATTTGGCACAAAGCTAAATTAA